A region from the Triticum urartu cultivar G1812 chromosome 1, Tu2.1, whole genome shotgun sequence genome encodes:
- the LOC125537101 gene encoding ethylene-response factor C3-like, translating to MEARFHSTSKEHSMADPSGTCAASPPSSSTSPRLSAGVVNFLARRAMTTHHRAAAAAAAFPLHSPGSSTGSADSVPWSSCRHHAPATPPPPPFDTNDADERLPRNMLSQHQDGSAHGTAAAPLKQEPTDAGVDAGRAFRGVRKRPWGKYAAEIRDSTRNGVRVWLGTFESPEAAALAYDQAAFAMRGAAAVLNFPADQVRRSLEGAGEDVRGRAHGVSPVLALKRRHSMRSRKATASSPCRKIAKAARGRPEGVVMELEDLGAEYLEELLGAADDMTASASDSWCSSHHSI from the coding sequence ATGGAGGCGCGCTTCCACTCGACATCAAAAGAACATTCCATGGCTGATCCAAGCGGCACGTGCGCGgcttctcctccttcttcttccacGTCGCCGCGGCTCAGCGCCGGCGTCGTCAACTTCTTGGCGCGCCGTGCCATGACCACGCACCACCGagcagcagcggcggcagcagcatTTCCCCTCCACTCGCCGGGCTCCTCCACCGGCTCCGCCGACTCCGTGCCGTGGAGCAGCTGCCGCCACCACGCCCCGGCcacgccgcccccgccgccgttCGACACTAACGACGCCGACGAGAGGCTCCCGCGCAACATGCTCTCCCAGCACCAGGACGGCTCCGCACACGGGACAGCGGCGGCGCCGCTGAAGCAGGAGCCCACCGACGCCGGGGTGGACGCCGGGCGCGCGTTCCGCGGCGTGCGGAAGCGGCCTTGGGGCAAGTACGCGGCGGAGATCCGGGACTCGACGCGGAACGGCGTgagggtgtggctgggcacgttCGAGAgcccggaggcggcggcgctcgccTACGACCAGGCGGCCTTCGCCATGCGcggcgccgccgccgtcctcAACTTCCCCGCGGACCAGGTCCGCCGCTCGCTGGAGGGCGCGGGGGAAGACGTGCGCGGCCGCGCCCACGGGGTGTCGCCCGTGCTGGCGCTCAAGCGGCGGCACTCCATGCGGAGCCGAAAGGCCACGGCGTCGTCGCCGTGCCGCAAAATAGCCAAGGCCGCCCGTGGGCGGCCGGAGGGCGTGGTGATGGAGCTGGAGGACCTTGGCGCGGAGTACCTCGAGGAGCTGCTCGGCGCCGCCGACGACATGACGGCCTCGGCTTCCGATTCATGGTGCTCGAGTCATCATTCCATCTGA